A single window of Pseudanabaenaceae cyanobacterium SKYG29 DNA harbors:
- a CDS encoding DUF3493 domain-containing protein, with translation MTDRDFQQRLRAEARAPYRPLRKFIYATLMGSGVIGAVVFLSQLLAGKGDWGELGVNLAIQVGAIVLFGWLFAIDRERFPRKE, from the coding sequence CAACGTTTACGGGCAGAAGCTCGTGCTCCCTACCGCCCCTTGCGAAAATTTATCTATGCCACGCTGATGGGGTCTGGTGTGATCGGAGCGGTGGTGTTTCTGTCCCAGCTGTTAGCAGGCAAGGGGGATTGGGGGGAGCTGGGGGTAAATTTAGCTATCCAGGTGGGGGCAATCGTCTTGTTTGGCTGGTTATTTGCCATCGATCGGGAGCGCTTCCCTAGGAAGGAATAA
- the nrdJ gene encoding ribonucleoside-triphosphate reductase, adenosylcobalamin-dependent, with translation MSFPESAPVANPVFYRTYSRLRQVQPLGETREPPVRARESWLDVCQRTLEGLRKLGKLTEAEAALIDRYQRSLQCLTSGRWLWVGGTPWLENPANYSGAYNCTSTNITDWESFGLLMDLAMQGSGTGAVLEPKYINQLPVIRNKLNVQVVGTIGATPKEKRREETEVLLDIGAQKAFIFVGDSRRGWVKSYQTVLELAADRRFAGEVDVVVDVSDVRPAGEPLKGFGGVANPVKLPGLYERCAKILNRAIGRKLTSVECCLLIDEAAVCVVAGNIRRCLPEDALVHTIRGLVPIKDVQVGDLVQTPIGFRRVVQKFDQGVQEITEIETNATFPRATLNHRVAVLADAEGGIKWKYVVALEPNDRLIHNTQVIPGIVTSLPPDTTAQRPKQSRTAKSITIPDLTPDVAWLIGFTHGNGYVALGRNKYGKPYGRVEWAMNSAQIELSQKIQQKIDRVLALFGVTATRKNSRTENTAKVICSSIRLAEYFHQHIKQPNCPLEVPQWILQATVEIRAAYLAGLMDSDGAVNNRPPHLLTSIYRKFSRQVGVLLSSLGIPSRLKILTPTQEKWQVKYNLTIPACKKQYNSLIAPYSIKGAVKEGLKMYGFTIPGEMMRSCYTYSEMRKMGFNGAHDIDANYERYIEQSDVDMDIPVTFKGLGVQDYVPTYDLEVEEAHCFYCDGYLTHNSAGMRQGASEDEEFANAKANLWQQDEQGNWRIDPDRDALRMSNHTRVFHRKPTLEETIEAVRKQYYSGEGAIQWAGEAVARSNADILFDLTIKQEFLKAYTENRAREWLQVKHPTMPEVELNHRLQRYGLNPCHSGDTLVATNLGLVPIAELVGKKFQVLVDLRAIGLQGTALTDAIAFPSGVKTTYQITLANGMQMRCTDNHQHLTNRGWVATRELTPEHRILIQKGEGEFGVGTISVEQAQMLGWLYGDGSIYQHRGRLDAVFYINQVEFANAFPVLSRAVRSITGYEPSLVKGVYTFHTGARAINEFLEKIKFTTKQSLPLDFLCQSREVIVGFLQGIFSADGAVNVAARHIDLVSQSLTLLRQIQLLLLNLGIRSSIREKQKPNSPGITYYLKDGTQKISSNRGSWRLLIYRAEAKKFAEKIGFPLSEQKQYKLQEFVNWQSSRCYSDEVVDSWFSSAVVSVTEWTQENVFDLQVPFTNSFIANGCITHNCGEILGSDFHCNLAEVHLNQINPNDRLTQREAFTAGALAVASLLNHKFVVERYQRSRELDPIVGVSFTGLFDFFVHLFGVDWLRWWAEGRPSSKEGEQYRQTEREYLTFWRQVVHEVVWDYCDRHGLKRPNRCTTVQPAGTKSLLTNASPGWHPPKAARYIRRITFRKDDPVALACLDYGYNIVPSQSDKDEQGNLLNDPFDPRCTEWLVEIPVEVPWANLPGADEIDIAKFSALAQFDFYMQVQKFYTTHNTSATIELRESEIEPLARRIYEAIQNDEGYISAALLARFDDHQTFPRLPFEPIDKATYDRLVAEVLARRKTDDFHAALAKYDRGVQEEAGPAPCDSDKCLR, from the coding sequence ATGAGTTTTCCTGAATCAGCTCCAGTTGCCAATCCTGTCTTCTACCGCACCTATAGTCGGCTGCGACAAGTTCAGCCGCTCGGTGAGACTCGCGAACCGCCTGTGCGTGCAAGGGAGAGTTGGCTAGATGTATGTCAACGCACTCTGGAGGGACTAAGGAAATTAGGGAAACTGACGGAGGCAGAGGCGGCACTAATTGACCGCTACCAACGATCGTTGCAATGCCTTACCTCTGGACGGTGGTTGTGGGTAGGGGGCACACCCTGGCTAGAGAACCCCGCTAATTACTCCGGCGCCTACAACTGCACTTCCACAAACATCACTGATTGGGAGAGTTTCGGGCTGCTCATGGATTTGGCAATGCAGGGCTCTGGCACAGGGGCAGTCCTAGAACCCAAATACATTAACCAACTGCCTGTTATCCGCAACAAGTTAAATGTACAGGTAGTAGGCACGATCGGGGCTACACCCAAAGAGAAGCGGCGGGAGGAGACAGAGGTCTTACTAGACATCGGAGCGCAAAAGGCTTTTATTTTCGTGGGGGACAGCCGCAGGGGGTGGGTGAAATCCTACCAGACAGTGCTGGAGTTGGCAGCAGACCGACGGTTTGCTGGTGAAGTAGATGTTGTAGTTGATGTGAGTGATGTCCGTCCTGCGGGAGAGCCGCTCAAGGGGTTTGGGGGGGTGGCTAACCCAGTAAAACTGCCTGGTTTGTACGAAAGGTGTGCCAAGATTCTCAACCGCGCGATCGGGAGAAAGTTAACATCCGTTGAGTGTTGCTTGTTGATTGATGAAGCGGCTGTTTGTGTTGTAGCAGGTAATATTAGGAGATGTCTTCCAGAAGATGCTTTAGTGCACACAATTCGGGGGCTTGTACCCATCAAAGATGTACAGGTCGGTGATTTAGTGCAAACACCGATCGGGTTTAGAAGAGTGGTGCAAAAATTTGACCAAGGTGTCCAAGAAATTACCGAGATTGAGACCAATGCCACTTTCCCTAGAGCGACGTTGAATCATCGTGTCGCAGTTCTTGCAGATGCTGAGGGGGGGATCAAATGGAAATACGTGGTAGCACTAGAGCCAAACGATCGGTTGATACATAACACCCAAGTGATTCCGGGTATAGTGACAAGTTTGCCCCCAGATACTACAGCCCAAAGACCGAAACAAAGTCGGACTGCGAAATCAATTACCATACCTGACTTAACCCCTGATGTTGCTTGGCTGATAGGATTTACTCATGGAAACGGTTACGTAGCTCTGGGGAGAAACAAATATGGAAAACCCTATGGTCGAGTTGAATGGGCAATGAACTCTGCTCAAATTGAATTGAGTCAAAAGATACAACAAAAAATCGATCGTGTTCTGGCTTTGTTTGGAGTGACAGCAACTCGTAAGAACTCTCGGACCGAAAATACGGCAAAGGTCATTTGTTCATCAATTCGATTGGCAGAATACTTTCATCAACACATCAAGCAACCTAACTGTCCTTTAGAAGTCCCTCAGTGGATTTTACAAGCTACAGTAGAAATTCGAGCTGCCTATCTTGCTGGTTTGATGGATAGTGATGGAGCAGTAAATAACCGACCTCCCCATTTGTTGACATCTATCTATCGCAAGTTTAGCAGACAAGTAGGAGTTCTTCTGTCTAGTTTGGGAATACCCAGCAGACTAAAGATTCTGACCCCTACCCAAGAAAAATGGCAAGTTAAATATAATTTAACGATCCCTGCTTGCAAAAAGCAGTACAACTCTTTAATTGCTCCATACTCTATTAAAGGTGCTGTAAAGGAAGGTTTGAAAATGTATGGCTTCACCATCCCTGGTGAAATGATGCGTTCTTGTTACACTTACTCAGAAATGAGAAAAATGGGTTTTAATGGTGCCCATGACATTGATGCCAACTATGAACGTTACATCGAACAATCTGATGTAGATATGGATATTCCTGTCACATTTAAGGGTTTAGGAGTGCAAGATTATGTACCAACCTATGATTTGGAAGTAGAAGAAGCTCATTGCTTTTATTGTGATGGCTATTTAACTCACAACAGCGCAGGCATGAGGCAGGGAGCCAGTGAAGATGAAGAATTTGCCAATGCCAAAGCCAATCTCTGGCAGCAGGATGAACAGGGCAACTGGCGCATTGACCCCGATCGGGATGCCTTGAGGATGAGTAACCACACAAGGGTGTTCCATCGTAAACCAACATTGGAAGAGACGATCGAGGCAGTAAGAAAGCAGTATTATTCAGGGGAAGGAGCAATTCAATGGGCAGGTGAAGCTGTAGCTAGATCAAATGCAGACATTCTGTTCGACTTGACAATCAAGCAAGAATTCTTGAAAGCGTATACAGAGAATAGAGCCAGAGAGTGGTTACAAGTAAAGCATCCCACTATGCCTGAAGTGGAACTTAACCATCGTCTACAGAGATATGGTTTGAATCCCTGCCACTCAGGGGATACCTTAGTAGCTACTAACCTTGGGCTTGTACCAATAGCTGAACTTGTGGGGAAAAAATTTCAAGTACTAGTTGACCTGAGGGCAATTGGTTTGCAGGGAACGGCACTGACCGACGCTATTGCTTTTCCTAGTGGGGTTAAAACCACCTATCAAATCACTCTCGCTAACGGCATGCAGATGCGCTGTACTGATAACCATCAGCATTTGACAAACAGAGGATGGGTTGCTACTAGGGAATTGACACCTGAACATAGGATATTAATTCAAAAAGGAGAGGGTGAATTTGGTGTAGGCACAATATCCGTGGAACAAGCACAAATGCTTGGGTGGTTATATGGTGATGGTTCAATATACCAACATAGGGGTAGATTGGATGCTGTCTTTTACATTAACCAGGTTGAGTTTGCAAATGCATTTCCTGTTTTGAGTCGGGCAGTAAGATCGATTACAGGTTATGAGCCTAGCCTAGTGAAAGGAGTCTATACATTCCACACGGGAGCGCGAGCAATTAATGAATTTCTGGAAAAGATAAAATTTACCACAAAGCAGAGTTTACCACTCGATTTCCTTTGTCAGTCTAGGGAAGTTATTGTTGGTTTCCTACAAGGAATTTTCTCTGCTGATGGTGCAGTCAACGTCGCAGCTAGACATATTGATTTAGTCAGTCAGTCACTTACTCTACTAAGGCAGATTCAGTTGTTACTACTTAACCTGGGGATTAGAAGTAGTATTAGGGAAAAACAAAAGCCAAATTCTCCTGGAATTACTTACTATCTAAAAGATGGCACACAAAAGATTAGCTCTAATAGGGGTTCGTGGCGATTGCTTATCTATCGTGCTGAGGCTAAGAAGTTTGCAGAAAAAATTGGATTTCCTCTCTCTGAGCAAAAGCAATATAAGCTGCAGGAATTTGTCAATTGGCAATCTAGCCGTTGTTACTCGGACGAAGTGGTAGATAGTTGGTTTTCTTCAGCTGTTGTGAGTGTTACGGAATGGACTCAAGAGAATGTGTTTGATTTACAAGTTCCCTTTACAAACTCTTTCATTGCTAATGGCTGCATTACTCACAATTGCGGTGAAATTTTAGGTAGTGATTTTCATTGCAACTTGGCAGAAGTCCATCTCAATCAAATCAACCCCAACGATCGGTTGACGCAAAGAGAGGCATTCACCGCAGGAGCACTAGCGGTTGCTTCTCTCCTCAACCACAAGTTTGTCGTAGAGCGCTATCAAAGAAGTAGAGAACTCGACCCGATCGTGGGCGTATCCTTCACAGGTTTGTTTGATTTCTTTGTCCATTTATTTGGCGTGGATTGGTTAAGGTGGTGGGCGGAAGGCAGACCCAGTAGCAAGGAAGGGGAACAATACAGGCAGACAGAGAGAGAATATCTCACCTTTTGGCGACAGGTAGTCCATGAAGTGGTGTGGGACTATTGCGATCGGCATGGATTGAAACGCCCCAACCGCTGTACAACTGTGCAACCAGCAGGCACAAAGAGTCTGCTGACAAATGCATCTCCTGGATGGCACCCTCCCAAAGCAGCCCGCTACATTCGGCGGATAACGTTTCGTAAAGATGACCCTGTGGCACTGGCTTGTTTGGACTACGGCTACAACATTGTCCCTTCCCAATCAGACAAAGATGAGCAGGGCAACTTGCTCAATGACCCCTTTGACCCCAGGTGCACAGAATGGCTGGTAGAAATTCCCGTGGAAGTACCCTGGGCAAACCTACCAGGTGCAGATGAAATTGATATTGCCAAGTTTTCTGCCCTGGCCCAGTTCGACTTCTATATGCAGGTACAAAAGTTTTACACAACCCACAACACCTCCGCCACAATTGAGCTAAGGGAGTCTGAAATTGAGCCCCTCGCTAGACGGATATATGAAGCCATCCAAAATGATGAAGGGTACATCTCCGCTGCTCTGCTTGCCCGCTTTGATGACCATCAAACTTTCCCCCGCCTACCTTTTGAACCGATCGATAAAGCCACCTACGATCGTTTAGTAGCAGAAGTCCTTGCCCGCCGTAAGACTGACGACTTCCATGCAGCCCTAGCCAAATACGATCGGGGCGTACAGGAGGAGGCAGGCCCAGCCCCCTGCGATTCCGATAAATGCCTGAGATGA
- a CDS encoding argininosuccinate synthase, with the protein MARAKKVVLAYSGGVDTSVCIPYLKHEWGVEEVITLAADLGQGEELEPIQKKALAAGANISLVENVQTEFVRDYAFPAIQANALYENRYPLSTALARPLIAKILVETAHKYGADAVAHGCTGKGNDQVRFDVSIAALDPKLKVLAPAREWGMSREETIAYGEKYGIPAPVKKSSPYSIDRNLLGRSIEAGILEDAWQEPPEEIFAMTKAIGDTPDAPQYVEIGFDGGVPVSIDGENLSPVELIQKLNTIAGNHGVGRIDMIENRLVGIKSREIYEAPALMVLIQAHRDLESLTLPKEVTHYKQGIETTYAQLVYNGLWYSPLRQALDGFIRVTQEKVTGTVRVKLHKGTAQIVGRKSPYSLYSEDLATYTSADQFDHKAAEGFIYIWGLPTRVWAQMHAST; encoded by the coding sequence ATGGCAAGGGCAAAAAAAGTTGTTTTGGCGTATTCGGGGGGCGTAGATACCTCTGTGTGTATTCCCTACCTGAAACATGAATGGGGAGTGGAAGAAGTCATCACTCTAGCAGCAGATTTGGGGCAGGGAGAAGAGTTAGAACCAATTCAGAAAAAGGCGCTGGCTGCAGGCGCAAACATTTCCCTAGTGGAAAATGTACAGACAGAATTTGTGAGGGACTATGCTTTTCCTGCTATTCAAGCCAATGCTCTCTACGAGAATCGCTATCCCCTGTCTACGGCTTTGGCGCGTCCCCTAATTGCCAAGATACTGGTGGAAACGGCTCACAAGTACGGCGCCGATGCTGTTGCCCACGGTTGTACAGGCAAAGGCAATGACCAAGTGCGGTTTGATGTCTCCATTGCTGCCCTTGACCCCAAGCTGAAAGTCCTCGCCCCAGCGCGGGAGTGGGGAATGAGTCGAGAAGAAACGATCGCTTACGGGGAAAAATATGGCATTCCTGCCCCTGTTAAGAAGTCTTCCCCCTACAGCATCGATCGGAATTTATTGGGACGCAGTATCGAGGCGGGAATTTTAGAAGATGCTTGGCAAGAACCCCCCGAAGAAATTTTTGCCATGACCAAAGCGATCGGTGATACGCCTGATGCACCTCAGTATGTGGAAATTGGCTTTGATGGGGGTGTGCCTGTATCAATAGATGGAGAGAATCTATCACCTGTGGAGTTGATCCAAAAATTGAATACGATCGCTGGCAATCACGGGGTGGGGCGGATTGACATGATTGAGAATCGCCTAGTGGGAATTAAATCCAGGGAAATCTACGAAGCCCCTGCCCTAATGGTGCTGATTCAAGCCCATCGGGACTTAGAGAGTCTCACCTTGCCCAAGGAAGTAACCCACTACAAACAGGGAATTGAAACTACCTATGCCCAACTGGTCTATAACGGGCTGTGGTATAGTCCCCTGCGGCAAGCTTTGGATGGCTTTATCAGAGTGACCCAGGAAAAAGTAACAGGAACAGTACGGGTAAAATTGCACAAAGGGACGGCGCAAATCGTGGGGCGTAAATCTCCCTACAGCCTCTACAGTGAAGACCTAGCAACCTATACCAGTGCTGACCAATTTGACCACAAGGCGGCTGAAGGTTTCATCTACATCTGGGGCTTGCCTACTAGGGTCTGGGCGCAAATGCATGCATCGACATAG
- a CDS encoding PH domain-containing protein: MSSDYLEPERKFFEGHPHPIGSLSRLFICFVTLGLGYIFFWLQSRTKTYLITDQRVLIEEGLFSQTVHTIELYKIEDIAIQKPFGQRLLGTGNLIIYTKDVTHPQVLLERLPIDVRQLYELMRPAIQAAKRLYLREDLRD; this comes from the coding sequence ATGAGTAGTGATTACCTGGAACCAGAGCGCAAGTTTTTTGAGGGACATCCCCACCCGATCGGGAGTCTCTCGCGGCTTTTTATCTGCTTTGTGACGTTAGGGCTGGGCTATATCTTTTTTTGGTTACAATCGCGGACTAAGACCTACTTGATCACCGACCAGCGAGTTCTCATCGAAGAAGGCTTGTTTTCCCAGACCGTCCACACGATCGAGTTGTACAAAATAGAAGATATTGCCATTCAAAAGCCCTTTGGTCAGCGTTTGTTGGGCACAGGTAACTTAATAATTTACACTAAGGATGTCACCCACCCCCAAGTCCTGTTGGAGAGATTGCCGATCGATGTCCGCCAACTTTATGAACTAATGCGTCCTGCCATTCAAGCAGCTAAGCGCCTTTATTTGCGAGAAGATTTGCGAGACTAG
- the egtD gene encoding L-histidine N(alpha)-methyltransferase — protein MVTTSSRLTLQKLVSPRFSPQEAAELTHSLTQIPKQIPPKYFYDDRGSQLFEAICLLPEYYLTRTETELLAKVAPQLPSYTGACELVELGSGSSRKTHIILQAYQQRGLPLRYTPIDISSSILEISAYNLLQSYPGLEVHGIVATYEEALAHLPPTQLPCRLLYFLGSSLGNLDRQQCATFFQQVYQGLQGGDYFLLGVDLHKDKAILEAAYNDAQGVTAAFNLNILAHLNRRFGANFNLSNFRHVAIYNDAEHQIEMYLESLVNQDVYLQGLDLRLSLQAGERIRTEISRKFNLPELTNELRTKGFRGLQTWQDDRGWFGLWLGQKV, from the coding sequence ATGGTTACTACTTCTTCCCGTCTGACTCTGCAAAAACTAGTTAGCCCCCGCTTTTCCCCCCAGGAAGCAGCAGAATTGACTCACTCCTTGACGCAAATTCCTAAACAAATTCCCCCTAAATATTTCTATGACGATCGGGGTTCCCAACTGTTTGAAGCAATTTGTTTACTGCCCGAATATTATTTGACAAGAACAGAAACAGAGCTCTTAGCAAAGGTAGCACCCCAGTTGCCAAGTTATACAGGAGCTTGTGAGTTAGTGGAATTAGGTAGTGGCAGTTCCCGTAAAACCCACATCATTTTACAGGCATATCAGCAACGGGGTTTACCTCTGAGATATACGCCTATTGATATTAGCAGCAGCATCCTAGAAATCAGTGCTTATAATCTTTTGCAGTCCTACCCAGGCTTAGAAGTACATGGAATTGTCGCTACCTATGAAGAAGCCCTTGCCCATCTCCCCCCTACCCAGTTGCCCTGCCGATTGCTCTATTTTTTAGGGAGCAGTTTAGGGAATCTCGATCGGCAGCAATGTGCTACCTTTTTCCAGCAAGTTTATCAGGGGTTGCAAGGAGGGGACTATTTTCTATTAGGGGTAGATTTGCACAAAGACAAAGCTATTTTAGAAGCTGCATATAACGATGCCCAAGGGGTAACTGCTGCCTTTAATCTGAATATTCTTGCCCACTTGAACCGTAGGTTTGGTGCTAATTTTAATCTGTCTAACTTCCGCCATGTGGCTATCTATAACGATGCGGAGCATCAGATCGAGATGTATTTAGAAAGTCTGGTTAACCAGGATGTTTATCTGCAGGGTTTAGATTTGCGTTTGTCCTTACAGGCAGGGGAGAGAATTCGCACAGAAATTTCCCGCAAATTCAATCTGCCAGAACTGACCAATGAACTGAGAACAAAGGGATTCCGCGGGCTGCAGACCTGGCAAGACGATCGGGGTTGGTTTGGACTATGGCTAGGGCAAAAAGTTTAG
- a CDS encoding RluA family pseudouridine synthase yields MEVRQTIVITEAPTRLDRYLSTVWSDLSRSRLQKLITEGHVRINEQLIVDKNFLVKANDRVTITIPPSQSLELTPQAIPLAILYEDEELLVINKPVGLVVHPAPGHNNLTLVHGILAHCDHLSGINGVERPGIVHRLDKDTSGAIVIAKTDRAHHSLQLQIQQKTAKREYLGIVHGVPSQTTGTIAAPIGRHPKDRQKMAVVPTGRPAVTHWQLQEKLGMYALLHFQLETGRTHQIRVHCAHIRHPIVGDPLYSHVSPQIARKMPHQALHAWKLTFTHPTLGTTIAVEATPPDSFLEFLNHLRCQRVR; encoded by the coding sequence ATGGAAGTAAGGCAAACAATAGTAATAACAGAAGCACCAACCCGCCTCGATCGTTATTTATCCACGGTATGGTCTGATTTATCCCGCTCCCGTCTGCAGAAGTTAATCACTGAGGGTCATGTGCGGATAAATGAACAACTAATTGTAGACAAAAACTTTTTGGTGAAAGCAAACGATCGGGTTACTATCACTATACCCCCCAGTCAGTCCCTAGAATTAACTCCCCAAGCTATTCCTTTAGCAATTCTCTATGAGGATGAGGAACTGTTAGTAATTAACAAGCCTGTGGGTCTAGTTGTCCATCCTGCCCCTGGTCATAACAATCTTACTCTTGTCCATGGCATTCTCGCCCATTGCGACCATCTGTCAGGTATTAATGGTGTGGAAAGACCAGGTATTGTCCATCGTTTAGATAAAGATACTAGCGGTGCGATTGTAATAGCAAAAACCGATCGGGCACATCACAGTTTGCAGCTACAAATTCAACAGAAGACGGCTAAGAGAGAGTACTTAGGCATTGTGCATGGCGTACCCAGTCAGACTACTGGCACAATTGCTGCTCCCATTGGTAGACATCCCAAAGATAGACAGAAGATGGCAGTTGTTCCCACTGGTAGACCCGCCGTTACCCACTGGCAATTACAGGAAAAACTGGGGATGTACGCCCTCTTGCATTTTCAATTAGAAACAGGACGGACTCACCAAATCCGTGTGCACTGTGCCCATATCCGCCATCCCATTGTCGGTGACCCCCTCTACTCCCACGTTTCCCCCCAAATCGCCAGAAAAATGCCCCATCAAGCCCTCCACGCCTGGAAACTCACCTTTACCCACCCCACCCTAGGTACAACCATTGCTGTAGAAGCTACGCCTCCAGATAGTTTTTTAGAATTTCTTAATCATCTCCGTTGCCAGCGTGTCCGTTGA